In Pollutimonas sp. M17, a single genomic region encodes these proteins:
- the efp gene encoding elongation factor P — protein MKTAQELRVGNVVMVGSDPLVVQKAEYNKSGRNSAVVKLKFKNLLTGSGSESVYKADEKFEVVVLENKECTYSYYADPMYVFMDGEYNQYEVEAESMGDALNYLEEGMQVEVVFYDGRAISVSLPTIVVREITYTEPAVKGDTSGKVLKPAKTNTGMEVAVPLFCNIGDKIEIDTRTGEYRSRVM, from the coding sequence ATGAAAACCGCACAAGAATTGCGCGTTGGCAATGTCGTCATGGTCGGCAGCGACCCCCTCGTCGTCCAGAAGGCCGAATACAACAAATCGGGCCGCAACTCGGCCGTCGTCAAACTGAAATTCAAGAACCTGCTGACCGGCTCGGGCAGCGAGTCGGTCTACAAGGCCGACGAAAAATTCGAAGTGGTCGTGCTCGAGAACAAGGAATGCACCTATTCCTACTACGCCGATCCCATGTACGTCTTTATGGACGGGGAATACAACCAGTACGAAGTCGAAGCCGAAAGCATGGGCGACGCGCTGAACTACCTGGAAGAAGGCATGCAGGTCGAAGTCGTGTTCTACGACGGCCGCGCCATCTCGGTGTCCCTGCCCACCATCGTCGTACGCGAAATCACCTACACCGAACCGGCCGTCAAGGGCGATACCTCGGGCAAAGTGCTCAAGCCCGCCAAAACCAATACCGGCATGGAAGTGGCTGTTCCGCTGTTCTGCAACATCGGCGACAAGATCGAAATCGACACCCGCACGGGCGAATACCGCAGCCGCGTGATGTAA
- a CDS encoding DUF1178 family protein, translating to MSLKVFDLQCEQGHVFEGWFGSDGSYETQQERGLLSCPVCNSDRVSKKLSAPRLNVSHIRNPAGPAAGPSPDGKPGAAAVAAPATEQLARLQAEILRHIRGIVRDTENVGDRFAHEARLMHEGETQERAIRGTATPEEREELMREGIAVMPIPDFLDDDRLQ from the coding sequence ATGTCATTAAAAGTTTTCGACCTTCAATGCGAACAGGGCCACGTCTTCGAAGGCTGGTTCGGTTCCGACGGCAGCTATGAAACCCAGCAGGAGCGCGGCTTGTTGAGTTGTCCGGTCTGCAACAGCGATCGCGTCAGCAAGAAGCTGTCCGCCCCCAGGCTGAATGTCAGCCATATACGCAATCCCGCCGGGCCGGCGGCCGGGCCCTCGCCGGACGGCAAGCCGGGCGCCGCGGCCGTGGCCGCGCCCGCCACCGAACAGCTTGCGCGGCTCCAGGCTGAAATCCTGCGCCACATACGCGGCATCGTGCGCGATACTGAGAACGTCGGAGACCGTTTCGCCCATGAAGCGCGCCTGATGCACGAGGGCGAGACGCAGGAGCGGGCCATACGCGGAACCGCCACGCCCGAGGAACGCGAGGAATTGATGCGGGAAGGCATTGCCGTTATGCCCATACCCGATTTTCTTGATGACGACCGCCTGCAGTAG
- a CDS encoding ABC transporter ATP-binding protein, whose translation MNGPDSMASGCAGADTVLSVDGLSVQIAGDGGLTQAVKSLQLTIAKGQTFALVGESGCGKSMTALALLRLLPDAGAISAGRIHLGTVELNGLSESGMRQVRGGRIGIIFQEPATSLNPVMTVRQQLYETLRAHTRYRGKALAERAVWWLRRVGIPEADRRIDDYPFQFSGGQKQRIMIAIALAAEPRLLIADEPTTALDVTVQAQILDLLADIQKEMGLAIMLITHDLAVVKNVADYVALMRAGEIVETVDADSFFAAPRHPYARQLLAAIPSFAKRGKSLSVQGEGRQSPTPRPRAPSGPEPLLTVRNLSVAYGRKRSLWKRGPDAVGVVDDVSFDLRAGQTLALLGESGCGKTTTAKALLRLLDRQAVVGGRADLDGKNLLAAKGPALRSLRRAMQIVFQDPYASLDPRMLVGEILDEGIAALRPERSRTQRRNRIADLLDRVGLPANTAERYPHEFSGGQRQRIAIARALAVEPRVLICDEPTSALDVSVQAQILDLLKDLQAEFNIAYLFITHNFGVVEYLSDHIAIMHQGRIIEMDRAETVLQSPVHAETRRLLAAVPRL comes from the coding sequence ATGAACGGACCGGATTCCATGGCTTCCGGGTGCGCCGGCGCCGACACGGTTCTGTCGGTGGACGGCCTGTCCGTGCAGATAGCCGGCGACGGCGGCCTGACCCAGGCGGTGAAATCGCTGCAACTGACCATAGCCAAAGGGCAGACCTTCGCCCTGGTGGGAGAGTCCGGCTGCGGCAAGAGCATGACGGCCCTGGCGCTGCTGCGGCTGCTGCCCGACGCCGGAGCGATTTCGGCGGGGCGCATACACCTGGGCACGGTTGAGCTCAACGGCCTTTCCGAAAGCGGCATGCGCCAGGTGCGCGGAGGCCGGATAGGCATCATCTTCCAGGAGCCGGCCACCAGCCTCAACCCGGTCATGACGGTAAGGCAGCAGCTATACGAAACCCTGCGCGCGCACACCCGCTATCGCGGCAAGGCGCTCGCCGAGCGGGCGGTCTGGTGGCTGCGCCGGGTGGGGATTCCCGAGGCGGACAGGCGGATCGACGACTACCCCTTCCAGTTTTCGGGGGGACAGAAGCAGCGCATCATGATCGCCATTGCGCTGGCGGCCGAGCCCCGGCTCTTGATCGCCGACGAACCCACCACCGCCCTGGATGTCACGGTACAGGCGCAGATACTGGATCTGCTGGCCGACATCCAGAAGGAAATGGGCTTGGCCATCATGCTGATCACCCACGATCTGGCCGTGGTGAAGAATGTGGCCGACTATGTGGCCCTGATGCGCGCCGGCGAGATCGTGGAAACCGTGGACGCGGACAGCTTCTTCGCCGCGCCGCGCCACCCTTACGCGCGCCAGCTGCTGGCCGCCATTCCCAGCTTCGCCAAGCGCGGAAAGTCCTTGTCGGTCCAGGGCGAAGGCCGGCAGTCCCCGACACCGCGGCCACGCGCTCCGTCGGGCCCCGAGCCTTTGCTCACCGTCAGGAACCTGTCCGTGGCCTATGGCCGCAAGCGCAGCCTGTGGAAGCGGGGGCCAGATGCCGTCGGCGTGGTGGACGATGTGTCGTTCGACCTGCGCGCCGGCCAGACGCTGGCGCTGCTGGGCGAATCGGGTTGCGGCAAGACGACGACCGCCAAGGCGCTGCTGCGCCTGCTGGACAGGCAGGCCGTGGTGGGCGGACGTGCCGACCTGGACGGGAAGAACCTGCTGGCCGCAAAAGGCCCGGCCCTGCGCAGCCTGAGGCGTGCCATGCAGATCGTTTTCCAGGATCCCTATGCCTCGCTGGACCCGCGCATGCTGGTCGGAGAAATCCTGGATGAGGGCATTGCCGCCTTGCGGCCCGAACGCAGCCGGACGCAGCGCCGGAACCGGATCGCCGACCTGCTGGACAGGGTCGGCCTCCCCGCCAATACGGCCGAGCGCTATCCGCATGAGTTTTCCGGCGGGCAGCGCCAGCGCATCGCCATTGCGCGCGCGCTCGCGGTGGAGCCGAGGGTGCTGATCTGCGACGAGCCGACGTCCGCGCTCGATGTGTCGGTGCAGGCCCAGATACTGGACCTGCTCAAGGACTTGCAGGCGGAATTCAACATCGCCTACCTGTTCATCACCCATAATTTCGGCGTGGTCGAATACCTGTCCGATCATATCGCCATCATGCATCAGGGGCGGATCATCGAGATGGACAGGGCGGAAACCGTGCTGCAATCCCCCGTTCATGCGGAGACGCGCCGCCTGCTGGCCGCCGTGCCGCGCCTGTAG
- a CDS encoding ABC transporter permease — MPKFVFLWTDIFIFLLVAAMLAYGWRIRRSASLRSAWGSVARTPSAMCAAVVLAGFALIGVLDSIHYRPLLPPVHANGPQAAEPAAIYSPVLRSALDDLLSLTQLAQREKTYSAPLAIRQFVKETEIIDGQPVRDFPRLKYAGILLQDADDHAHDVMARLLRGVAAGLAASALAAFMLTLCHLGARRGLRPAAAAWWRGESGVPWRAMWVTSSIILLLAGVALALGADYHVLGTDRTGNDVLWQCLKSVRTALVIGTLTTLAMLPPALGFGIAAGYFKGRVDDAIQYIYTTLTSIPGVLLIAACVLMMQVYIDNNPGMFDTVASRADLRLFLLCMILGLTGWAGLCRMLRAETLKLRELEYVQAARAFGVGHWRIMRRHLLPNLMHIVLITMVLEFSGLVLYEAVLSYLGIGVDPSTPSFGTMIDAARLEMSRDPMIWWNLLGAFVFLLALVLSANIFADAVQDAFDPRMRRFRPARLAPFPAGAVPAAGRPEIKDSPT, encoded by the coding sequence ATGCCCAAATTCGTATTCCTTTGGACCGATATCTTCATCTTCCTGCTGGTGGCGGCCATGCTGGCCTACGGCTGGCGCATACGGCGCAGCGCGTCGCTGCGATCGGCCTGGGGCAGCGTGGCCAGGACACCGTCCGCCATGTGCGCCGCGGTCGTGCTTGCCGGCTTCGCCCTGATCGGCGTGCTGGACTCCATACATTACCGGCCCCTGCTGCCTCCTGTGCACGCCAACGGGCCGCAGGCGGCGGAGCCCGCGGCGATCTACTCGCCGGTGCTGCGCTCGGCGCTGGACGACCTGTTGTCGCTGACGCAGCTGGCGCAGCGCGAGAAGACCTATTCGGCGCCGCTGGCGATACGGCAGTTCGTCAAGGAAACCGAAATCATCGACGGCCAGCCCGTGCGCGATTTTCCCCGCCTCAAGTATGCGGGCATTTTGCTGCAGGATGCGGACGACCACGCGCACGACGTCATGGCCCGCTTGCTGCGCGGCGTAGCCGCCGGACTGGCCGCGTCGGCGCTGGCGGCGTTCATGCTCACGCTGTGCCATCTGGGCGCGCGGCGCGGCCTGAGGCCGGCGGCGGCTGCGTGGTGGCGGGGCGAATCGGGCGTTCCGTGGCGCGCCATGTGGGTCACATCCAGCATCATCCTGCTGCTGGCCGGCGTTGCGCTGGCGCTGGGCGCCGACTACCACGTGCTGGGAACCGACAGAACGGGCAACGATGTGTTGTGGCAATGCCTGAAAAGCGTGCGCACCGCGCTGGTCATCGGCACGCTGACTACGCTGGCCATGCTGCCCCCGGCGCTGGGCTTCGGCATTGCGGCGGGCTACTTCAAGGGCCGGGTCGACGATGCCATCCAGTACATCTACACCACGCTGACCTCGATTCCGGGCGTCCTTCTCATCGCCGCCTGCGTGCTCATGATGCAGGTCTATATCGACAACAATCCGGGCATGTTCGACACGGTCGCATCGCGCGCCGACCTGCGCCTGTTCCTGTTGTGCATGATACTGGGACTGACCGGCTGGGCCGGCCTGTGCCGCATGCTCAGGGCGGAAACGCTGAAGCTGCGCGAACTGGAATACGTCCAGGCGGCAAGGGCTTTCGGCGTAGGCCACTGGCGCATCATGCGGCGTCATCTGCTGCCCAATCTCATGCACATTGTGCTGATAACCATGGTGCTGGAGTTTTCCGGCCTGGTCCTGTACGAGGCCGTCCTGTCCTACCTGGGCATAGGCGTGGATCCCAGTACGCCGTCCTTCGGCACCATGATCGACGCGGCACGGCTGGAGATGTCGCGCGATCCGATGATCTGGTGGAATCTGCTGGGCGCCTTCGTGTTCCTGCTGGCGCTGGTGCTCTCGGCCAATATTTTCGCGGATGCGGTCCAGGACGCGTTCGATCCCCGCATGCGCCGCTTCAGGCCGGCCCGGCTGGCGCCGTTCCCCGCCGGCGCCGTCCCGGCCGCCGGGCGTCCGGAGATCAAGGATAGCCCGACATGA
- a CDS encoding ABC transporter permease — protein MIRYIARRLLYGVFILIGVNLLTFVLFFAVNTPDDMARLAIGGQRVNQAAIERWKAERGYDKPLFFNARAQGTEQWTDTIFAARSVPLLRFDFGFSDEGRDIGHEIAERMGPSLALALPTFVLGLFVCIAFALMLVFFKGSRLDFAGVVLCVVLLSISGLFYIIAGQWMFAKILRWVPYSGYVDGWGSLRFLVLPVLVGIVSSLGSQARFYRTLFLEEAGKDYVRSARAKGLSERAVLFRHILRNAMLPILTGTVSAIPLLFMGSLISESFFGIPGLGSYTIDAINAQDFSIVRAMVFLGSALYIVGLILADISYTLADPRVRFE, from the coding sequence ATGATCCGATATATTGCGCGCCGGCTGCTGTACGGGGTCTTCATCCTGATCGGCGTGAACCTGCTGACCTTCGTGCTGTTTTTCGCGGTGAATACGCCCGACGACATGGCGCGCCTTGCCATAGGCGGCCAGCGCGTCAACCAGGCCGCCATCGAACGCTGGAAGGCCGAGCGCGGCTACGACAAGCCGCTGTTCTTCAATGCCCGGGCCCAGGGGACGGAGCAATGGACGGACACGATATTCGCGGCGCGTTCCGTTCCCCTGCTGCGCTTCGATTTCGGCTTCTCGGACGAGGGGCGCGACATCGGCCATGAAATCGCGGAACGCATGGGGCCCAGCCTGGCGCTGGCCCTGCCCACCTTCGTACTGGGGCTGTTCGTCTGCATCGCCTTTGCGCTGATGCTGGTGTTCTTCAAAGGCAGCCGGCTCGACTTCGCGGGCGTGGTCCTTTGCGTGGTTCTGCTGTCGATTTCCGGGCTTTTCTACATCATTGCCGGGCAATGGATGTTTGCGAAGATCCTCCGCTGGGTGCCGTATTCCGGCTATGTGGACGGCTGGGGCAGCCTGCGCTTCCTGGTTCTGCCGGTACTGGTCGGCATCGTCTCCAGCCTGGGCTCGCAGGCGCGCTTCTACCGTACGCTATTCCTGGAGGAGGCCGGCAAGGATTACGTCCGCAGCGCGCGGGCCAAGGGGCTGTCCGAGCGGGCCGTGCTGTTCAGGCATATCTTGCGCAATGCCATGCTGCCCATCCTGACCGGCACGGTTTCCGCCATTCCCCTGCTGTTCATGGGCAGCCTCATTTCCGAATCGTTTTTCGGAATTCCGGGGCTGGGCAGCTACACCATCGATGCCATCAATGCGCAGGATTTCTCCATCGTCAGGGCCATGGTGTTCCTGGGCTCGGCCCTGTATATCGTGGGGCTGATACTGGCCGACATTTCGTACACGCTTGCCGACCCCCGGGTCCGTTTCGAGTAG
- a CDS encoding ABC transporter substrate-binding protein — protein MLGTGILRGLGALLAACLLAGCSPEPVNSPYAKGLEQANVMHTAFTQRSPKYLDPASSYSTDETPFTYSIYEPLYGYDYLARPYVLVPRAAASIDPPAYFDKDGRRLPADAPGQDVAVSVYDIRIKPGILFQPHPAFARDAEGGYAYWPIAPGQLVDKFGMDDFERTGTRELLADDYVYAFRRLASPRVVSPIYGVMAEHVVGMRDYGGRLKQVDQALRAQAEPDGAQGWLDLRKEGFEGVQAVDKHTLRIKVIGKYPQFKYWLAMTFTAPIPWEADRFYHQPGMAEHNLSLNTWPVGTGPYMLAESIVNRRHVLQRNPNFRGEPYPCRGEPGDRQAGLLDDCGKLTPFIDRIVFSLEKESVPLMGKFLQGYYDIPQADRGDYGVAMRVAAGDSEQKAALYQDHGLQLRSSTEAQLYYLGFNWLDPVLGGGDTPEQQEKNRKLRQAISIAFDWEQFVSIFQNDEAQVAYGPVPPGVPGYQDPPEGLNRQVYKLENGRAVRRSLDEARQLLREAGYPDGRSAQTGKPLILYFDSAGGMGSSAMLDWMRRQLAALNVQLEVRATDYNRFQDKMRNGSAQMYMWGWVADYPDAENFLFLLYGPNAKAANGGENASNYRNPEFDRLFEQMRFLDDGPEKEELVHKMVAIVQKDAPWMFGYFPKSGGAYQAWVGNAKPTQMVRNTLQYYRIDPALRAQKIKEWNAPLWWPLWLLAALFAAGGVAAWRVARRRDKAPALMGADFAERP, from the coding sequence GTGCTAGGCACGGGAATCCTGCGCGGCCTTGGGGCCCTGCTGGCGGCGTGCCTGCTGGCGGGCTGTTCGCCCGAGCCGGTGAACAGCCCCTATGCCAAGGGCCTGGAACAGGCCAATGTGATGCACACGGCCTTTACCCAGCGGTCGCCCAAATACCTGGATCCGGCCAGTTCGTATTCGACCGACGAAACCCCCTTCACCTATTCGATCTATGAGCCGCTGTACGGCTACGATTACCTGGCGCGGCCCTACGTCCTGGTGCCACGGGCCGCGGCATCCATCGACCCCCCCGCCTATTTCGACAAGGATGGCCGCCGCCTGCCGGCCGATGCGCCCGGTCAGGACGTGGCCGTCAGCGTGTACGACATCCGCATCAAGCCCGGCATCCTGTTCCAGCCCCATCCCGCTTTTGCCCGCGACGCGGAGGGCGGCTATGCCTACTGGCCGATCGCACCCGGCCAGCTCGTCGACAAGTTCGGCATGGACGACTTCGAGCGGACGGGAACGCGCGAGCTGCTGGCCGATGATTACGTCTATGCCTTCCGGCGACTGGCCAGCCCGCGCGTCGTTTCGCCCATCTATGGGGTGATGGCCGAGCACGTGGTGGGCATGCGCGATTATGGCGGGCGCCTGAAGCAGGTGGATCAGGCCTTGCGTGCCCAGGCTGAACCGGATGGCGCGCAGGGCTGGCTGGATTTGCGCAAGGAAGGCTTCGAGGGCGTGCAGGCCGTCGACAAGCACACCCTGCGCATCAAGGTCATCGGCAAGTATCCCCAGTTCAAATACTGGCTGGCCATGACCTTCACGGCACCCATACCTTGGGAGGCCGACCGCTTTTATCATCAGCCCGGCATGGCGGAACACAATCTTTCCCTGAACACCTGGCCGGTGGGCACAGGCCCCTACATGCTGGCCGAATCCATCGTGAACCGCCGCCACGTCCTGCAGCGCAATCCCAACTTCCGCGGTGAACCCTATCCGTGCCGGGGCGAGCCGGGCGACCGCCAGGCCGGCCTGCTGGACGATTGCGGCAAGCTTACGCCTTTCATCGACCGCATCGTTTTTTCGCTGGAGAAGGAAAGCGTGCCGCTGATGGGCAAGTTCCTGCAAGGCTATTACGACATACCGCAAGCCGACCGGGGCGACTATGGCGTGGCCATGCGGGTGGCGGCCGGCGATTCCGAGCAGAAGGCGGCGCTTTACCAGGACCATGGCCTGCAATTGCGCAGCTCCACCGAGGCGCAGCTTTATTACCTGGGCTTCAATTGGCTGGATCCCGTGCTGGGCGGAGGCGATACGCCCGAGCAGCAGGAAAAGAACCGCAAGCTCAGGCAGGCGATCAGCATTGCCTTCGACTGGGAGCAGTTCGTATCGATCTTCCAGAACGACGAGGCGCAGGTGGCGTACGGGCCGGTGCCGCCCGGCGTGCCGGGCTATCAGGATCCGCCCGAAGGGCTGAACCGCCAAGTGTATAAACTGGAGAACGGCAGGGCGGTCAGGCGTTCGCTGGACGAGGCCAGGCAGTTGCTGCGCGAGGCCGGCTACCCGGACGGCCGCAGCGCGCAGACCGGCAAGCCCCTCATCCTGTATTTCGATTCCGCCGGCGGCATGGGTTCCAGCGCCATGCTGGACTGGATGCGCCGCCAGCTGGCGGCCCTGAATGTGCAGCTCGAGGTGCGAGCCACCGATTACAACCGTTTCCAGGACAAGATGCGCAATGGCAGCGCCCAGATGTATATGTGGGGCTGGGTCGCCGATTATCCGGACGCCGAGAACTTCCTGTTCCTGCTGTACGGTCCCAACGCCAAGGCCGCCAACGGCGGCGAGAACGCCTCGAACTACCGGAATCCTGAATTCGACCGCCTGTTCGAACAGATGCGTTTCCTGGACGACGGCCCCGAGAAGGAAGAACTGGTGCACAAGATGGTGGCCATCGTCCAGAAGGACGCGCCCTGGATGTTCGGCTATTTCCCCAAGTCGGGCGGAGCCTACCAGGCATGGGTGGGCAACGCCAAGCCCACGCAAATGGTGCGCAATACCTTGCAGTACTACCGGATCGACCCGGCCTTGCGTGCGCAAAAGATCAAGGAATGGAATGCTCCGCTGTGGTGGCCCTTGTGGCTGCTGGCCGCCCTGTTCGCGGCGGGGGGCGTGGCGGCCTGGCGGGTGGCGCGCCGCCGGGACAAGGCGCCCGCCCTGATGGGCGCCGATTTCGCGGAGCGGCCATGA
- a CDS encoding thermonuclease family protein, translated as MNGVLNNVLRRLVGALMARRWTQVLVLVVAAGLAAAGAIDFGEPAAQARPGPAGAASVAGGYELTGRVVRVADGDTFNLLVQGRQQRVRLASIDAPEVGKDRERPGQAYAQASRDALAALIAGRTITVACFERDRYERNICEVPLEGGTTANRKQVQSGMAWANMEGRGKFMRDGKLPELERQAKADRQGIWREPDPVPPWVWRYQCWQKQRC; from the coding sequence GTGAACGGAGTATTGAATAATGTGCTGCGCAGGCTGGTCGGCGCCCTCATGGCCAGGCGCTGGACCCAGGTGCTCGTGCTGGTCGTGGCCGCCGGGCTGGCGGCGGCCGGCGCCATCGATTTCGGCGAGCCCGCCGCCCAGGCCCGGCCCGGGCCGGCCGGCGCTGCAAGCGTAGCGGGCGGCTACGAACTGACCGGCCGCGTGGTCCGTGTCGCGGACGGCGACACCTTCAATCTGCTGGTGCAGGGCAGGCAGCAAAGGGTGCGCCTGGCCAGCATCGACGCGCCCGAAGTGGGCAAAGACCGCGAGCGGCCCGGCCAGGCTTATGCGCAGGCTTCCAGGGATGCGCTGGCGGCCCTGATCGCGGGCAGGACCATTACGGTGGCCTGCTTCGAGCGCGACCGCTACGAGCGCAATATTTGCGAAGTGCCGCTGGAGGGCGGCACGACGGCCAACCGGAAACAGGTTCAAAGCGGCATGGCCTGGGCCAATATGGAAGGGCGCGGAAAATTCATGCGCGACGGCAAGCTGCCCGAACTGGAGCGCCAGGCCAAGGCGGACCGCCAGGGGATCTGGCGGGAGCCCGACCCGGTTCCGCCATGGGTTTGGCGTTATCAATGCTGGCAGAAGCAGCGGTGCTAG
- a CDS encoding isovaleryl-CoA dehydrogenase — protein MNWVTHEVTNQVPELGDYNLYASDTALQEGVIREGGQAHREALLHYGGRLGLKETFALGHDANRYRPELETHDRLGHRVDRVRFHPAWHRLMRMAFLQGMHCSAWSAPGPGAQVARAAAYLMHGQVEAGTLCPATMTSAAIPLLQKEEWFESVRAYLYGLQYDERDAPLSRKTSMMVGMGMTEKQGGSDLRGNTTRAEPLGQPGRGQPYRLVGHKWFLSSPMSDAHLVLARHGQDYSCFYVPRWLDDGSKNPVHIQRLKNKLGNASNASVEVEFLDATGVLVGEEGRGIPTLVEMAAYTRLDCVLGSAALLRQAVVQALHHARHRIAFGHPLIRQPLMQSVLMDLVLESEAATALALRLARAFDPSDDLVDQAYRRILTPAAKFWVCKRAIEATAECMEVWGGNGYIEDGPMARLYREAPVNSIWEGSGNVMCLDVLRALKRHPEQAQALFSSLESDSADEPVLAERLRHLRSLLALSGPDLEAAGRYVAQELVLLVQAGLLRRHAPQGLADAFVQSRYKGAGGRVYGLATSPSALNSVLERAWPV, from the coding sequence ATGAACTGGGTTACGCATGAAGTGACCAACCAGGTTCCCGAACTGGGCGACTACAACCTGTACGCCAGCGACACGGCGCTGCAGGAAGGCGTCATCCGGGAGGGCGGCCAGGCGCATCGCGAAGCGCTGCTGCACTACGGTGGGCGCCTGGGCCTGAAAGAGACCTTTGCGCTGGGGCACGATGCCAACCGGTACCGGCCCGAACTGGAAACCCATGACCGGTTGGGCCACCGCGTGGACCGGGTCCGCTTCCATCCGGCCTGGCACCGGCTCATGCGCATGGCCTTCCTGCAAGGCATGCATTGCAGCGCCTGGTCGGCGCCCGGACCCGGCGCGCAGGTGGCTCGCGCGGCGGCCTATCTCATGCACGGCCAGGTCGAGGCCGGCACGCTGTGCCCGGCCACCATGACCTCGGCCGCCATACCGCTGCTGCAGAAAGAGGAATGGTTCGAGTCGGTCCGCGCGTACCTGTATGGCCTGCAATACGACGAACGCGACGCGCCGCTGTCGCGCAAGACATCCATGATGGTGGGCATGGGCATGACCGAAAAGCAGGGCGGCTCCGATCTGCGCGGCAACACCACGCGGGCCGAGCCGCTGGGTCAGCCGGGGCGCGGGCAGCCCTATCGCCTGGTCGGCCACAAATGGTTCCTGTCCTCGCCCATGTCCGATGCGCACCTGGTGCTGGCCCGGCATGGCCAGGACTATTCATGCTTCTACGTGCCGCGCTGGCTGGACGACGGCAGCAAGAACCCGGTCCACATCCAGCGGCTGAAGAACAAGCTGGGCAATGCGTCCAATGCCAGCGTCGAGGTCGAGTTCCTGGACGCCACCGGGGTGCTGGTCGGCGAGGAAGGGCGGGGCATTCCCACGCTGGTCGAGATGGCCGCGTATACGCGGCTGGACTGCGTGCTGGGCAGCGCGGCCCTGCTCAGGCAGGCCGTCGTCCAGGCCTTGCATCATGCGCGCCACCGGATTGCGTTCGGCCACCCGCTGATAAGGCAGCCCCTGATGCAAAGCGTGCTGATGGACCTGGTCCTGGAAAGCGAGGCGGCCACGGCCCTGGCCCTGCGCCTTGCGCGGGCTTTCGACCCGTCCGATGACCTGGTGGACCAGGCCTATCGCCGCATCCTTACGCCGGCGGCCAAGTTCTGGGTGTGCAAGCGCGCGATCGAGGCGACGGCCGAGTGCATGGAGGTCTGGGGCGGCAATGGCTATATCGAGGACGGCCCCATGGCCAGGCTGTATCGCGAGGCGCCGGTCAACTCCATCTGGGAGGGATCGGGCAATGTCATGTGCCTGGACGTGCTCCGGGCGCTCAAGCGGCATCCGGAACAGGCGCAGGCCCTCTTCAGCTCGCTGGAAAGCGACAGCGCCGACGAGCCCGTCCTGGCGGAGCGCTTGCGGCATCTGCGATCCTTGCTGGCCCTGAGCGGCCCCGATCTGGAGGCGGCGGGGCGCTATGTCGCGCAGGAACTGGTGCTTCTGGTGCAGGCCGGCTTGTTGCGGCGTCATGCTCCGCAGGGGCTGGCCGACGCTTTCGTGCAAAGCCGCTACAAGGGCGCGGGAGGACGGGTCTATGGGCTGGCCACCTCGCCGTCGGCGCTGAACAGCGTCCTCGAACGCGCCTGGCCGGTTTGA
- a CDS encoding magnesium and cobalt transport protein CorA: protein MAGDSAVFEAADKAVIASVLYRSGRAPEKVPLDRIDASLDTSSGLLWVGLKDPEPALLEQLGGQLGFSRKALEEVISPHRRPKVVEYEEMTLIVAITVEVENLKPSFGDTQILIGKGFLLTIRRGATATHHELRELLENSPEFLGRGSDYVASALLDLLVDRYVAALSRLETAVEGIEQQFLLRGFRESDIRRLYRQRRDLLRIHTAIAPMAEICRRLSRVEMRHIDADSRGYFGEVADRILRANEFINSLREALAFAFEASLMIGQTQQTDTTRKLAAWAAILAVPTAVAGVYGMNFRVMPELNWFYGYPAIMGLTFAACGVLYWKFKKAKWL, encoded by the coding sequence ATGGCCGGCGATAGCGCCGTTTTTGAAGCCGCCGACAAGGCGGTGATCGCGTCCGTGCTGTACCGTTCGGGCCGCGCGCCGGAAAAGGTGCCGCTGGACCGCATCGATGCAAGCCTTGATACGTCCTCGGGCCTGCTCTGGGTCGGCCTGAAGGACCCCGAGCCCGCTTTGCTGGAACAGCTCGGCGGACAGCTGGGGTTCTCGCGCAAGGCCCTGGAAGAGGTCATTTCACCGCATCGGCGGCCCAAAGTCGTTGAATACGAAGAAATGACGCTGATCGTGGCCATCACGGTCGAAGTCGAGAACCTGAAGCCCAGCTTCGGCGATACCCAGATACTGATCGGCAAGGGCTTTTTGCTGACCATACGGCGCGGCGCGACGGCCACCCATCACGAGTTGCGCGAACTGCTGGAGAACTCCCCCGAATTCCTGGGGCGGGGCAGCGACTATGTGGCTTCGGCCTTGCTGGACCTGCTGGTGGACCGCTACGTGGCCGCGCTCTCAAGGCTGGAGACCGCCGTGGAAGGCATAGAGCAGCAATTCCTGCTGCGCGGGTTCCGCGAAAGCGACATCCGGCGGCTGTACCGGCAGCGCCGGGACCTGTTGCGCATCCATACGGCCATCGCTCCCATGGCGGAAATCTGCCGGCGGCTGTCGCGGGTGGAGATGCGCCACATCGATGCCGACAGCCGGGGCTATTTCGGCGAAGTGGCCGACCGCATCCTGCGCGCCAACGAATTCATCAACAGCCTGCGCGAGGCCTTGGCTTTCGCCTTCGAGGCCAGCCTGATGATAGGGCAGACGCAGCAAACCGACACCACGCGCAAGCTGGCGGCATGGGCCGCCATACTGGCGGTTCCAACCGCCGTCGCGGGCGTGTACGGCATGAACTTCAGGGTCATGCCCGAACTGAACTGGTTCTACGGCTACCCGGCCATCATGGGGCTGACCTTCGCGGCATGCGGCGTGCTGTACTGGAAGTTCAAGAAAGCCAAGTGGCTATAG